In Falco cherrug isolate bFalChe1 chromosome 2, bFalChe1.pri, whole genome shotgun sequence, the following are encoded in one genomic region:
- the HMGB1 gene encoding high mobility group protein B1, whose translation MGKGDPKKPRGKMSSYAFFVQTCREEHKKKHPDASVNFSEFSKKCSERWKTMSSKEKGKFEDMAKADKLRYEKEMKNYVPPKGETKKKFKDPNAPKRPPSAFFLFCSEFRPKIKGEHPGLSIGDVAKKLGEMWNNTAADDKQPYEKKAAKLKEKYEKDIAAYRAKGKVDAGKKVVAKAEKSKKKKEEEEDEDEDEEDEEDEEEEEEEDEDDDDDE comes from the exons ATGGGCAAAGGCGATCCTAAAAAGCCGAGAGGTAAAATGTCTTCATACGCCTTCTTTGTGCAAACCTGCCGGGAGGAGCACAAGAAGAAACATCCAGATGCTTCAGTGAACTTTTCAGAGTTCTCAAAAAAATGCTCAGAACGATGGAAG ACTATGTCTTCTAAGGAGAAAGGGAAGTTTGAAGATATGGCAAAGGCTGACAAGCTTCgttatgaaaaagaaatgaaaaactatGTACCACCTAAGggtgaaacaaaaaagaagttcAAGGATCCAAATGCACCGAAGAGGCCTCC TTCggcttttttcttgttttgctctgAGTTTCGTCCAAAAATCAAAGGAGAACATCCTGGTCTGTCCATTGGGGATGTTGCAAAGAAACTGGGAGAAATGTGGAACAACACCGCTGCAGATGATAAACAGCCTTATGAAAAAAAGGCTGCTAAACTGAAGGAGAAGTATGAAAAG GATATTGCTGCATACCGGGCCAAAGGGAAGGTTGATGCAGGCAAAAAAGTAGTTGCCAAGGCCGAGAAGagcaagaagaagaaggaggaggaggaagatgaggatgaagatgaagaggatgaagaggatgaagaagaggaagaggaggaggatgaagatgatgatgatgatgaataA